In one window of Cryptococcus neoformans var. neoformans JEC21 chromosome 7 sequence DNA:
- a CDS encoding aspartate--tRNA ligase, putative: MSSTDTTKNPIIKLGRVLKPSHSNSGDRPELPRSATHEKVARHAAEKQHEQAKQEAKKERTEHEKHEMQRRRQIADEKAQLEEDSETQASYGDIDGLEEITPFEEVIDMPAGTKVNIRGRIHQQRDLSSHLNFILLRQRGLVIQGILSEHASEHMIKWVQHLPGEAIVQVSGTLREPPKPITAAVDTPLELNIERLYLVEASHDIPFNLAHGDRPPQSTRLRNRTLDLRHPTAQAIFKIRAKVLKVFRDTLDDLGFLEINTPKLQPSATESGAEVFRVNYFGRKAFLAQSPQLMKQMAISADFRRVYEIGPVFRAENSNTHRHLTEYTGLDIEMAIQKEYHEVFRILDIVLRNIFNALKEMKTELNRIREFFPSDDFQFLEETPIIPFQEAVQMLRDDGRDVEEEDLHTPDEIRLGELIKEKLGTDYYVIDKFPVSARPFYTANDGKITNSFDMFIRGQEVCTGGQRINDPKELRESMKESRINEDEMAEYLQAFDWGMPPHGGAGLGVERIVTFFLNLPDVRLSTLWHRDPHSLPDKPASLPHPDADTLKTIDPNNPPPIENLIANYGDATNTSWLDDRFDIWRDRETGAAIGYSTKDTKFCMITGDPLCDDGQKKQVTKRFLDFIRREVKMKPIWLLVSEMMEEILAYEFGWRALSCTQEQRSDSDRADSSVIQNSKQKKGVFKVREVEPTEKIQRKCDARIEEWSAGRDHKGKQVHLTEIAPWKDTEHRRYFIAESDHEANENGENNKFQSRKGEQTIDTLVVLARLAPSKGYQLKWALDFPGSPNGAIESTVQAALSAVPGEPVTFGTAVSESLVTKHGIGGLRASFMERTYRSIVKSLSLDKKAGFREKFGVTGDLTYICYPKGGVKAYELKDIVKFFE; encoded by the exons ATGTCCTCTACAGACACAACAAAAAATCCCATTATCAAGCTTGGTCGGGTTCTCAAACCCTCACATTCCAACAGTGGGGACAGACCTGAGCTTCCTCGTTCTGCAACACACGAGAAGGTGGCAAGACATGCCGCGGAGAAGCAGCACGAACAGGCAAAGCAGGAAgccaaaaaggaaaggacaGAGCATGAAAAGCATGAGATGCAACGCCGGCGCCAGATTGCAGATGAGAAGGCTCAACTAGAAGAAGATTCCGAGACTCAGGCAAGTTATGGTGATATCGATGGCTTGGAGGAGATCACACCGTTTGAAGAAGTGATCGACATGCCTGCTGGCACAAAAGTTAACATCCGAGGTCGTATTCACCAGCAACGGGacctctcttcccacctcaacttcattcttcttcgtcaacgaGGACTTGTCATTCAAGGAATTCTTTCTGAGCATGCTTCGGAACACATGATTAAGTGGGTCCAACATCTCCCCGGTGAGGCCATTGTTCAAGTCTCTGGTACTCTCCGCGAACCCCCCAAGCCCATCACAGCAGCCGTCGACACTCCTTTAGAACTCAATATTGAGCGTCTATACCTTGTTGAGGCTTCTCATGATATCCCGTTCAATCTTGCACATGGCGACCGACCTCCTCAAAGTACTCGTCTTCGTAACCGTACACTCGATTTGCGACACCCGACCGCCCAGGCGATCTTCAAAATCCGTGCCAAGGTATTGAAGGTGTTCAGGGATACTCTTGACGATTTGGGCTTTTTGGAAATCAACACGCCTAAGTTACAACCTTCGGCGACAGAGAGTGGTGCAGAGGTGTTTAGGGTGAACTACTTTGGACGAAAGGCTTTCCTGGCTCAGAGTCCTCAGCTGATGAAGCAGATGGCAATTTCTGCCGATTTCCGTCGTGTTTACGAG ATCGGACCTGTCTTCCGTGCAGAGAACAGTAACACTCACCGACATCTTACCGAGTACACTGGTCTCGACATCGAGATGGCTATCCAAAAAGAGTACCATGAGGTCTTCCGAATCCTCGATATTGTTCTCCGCAACATCTTCAACGCTCTTAAAGAAATGAAGACTGAGCTTAATCGGATTCGAGAGTTCTTCCCCAGCGATGACTTCCAATTCCTAGAAGAGACGCCTATCATTCCCTTCCAAGAGGCCGTGCAAATGTTGCGTGACGACGGCCGAgatgtcgaagaagaagatctcCATACGCCAGACGAGATTCGTCTTGGTGAATTGATTAAGGAGAAGCTTGGTACCGACTACTATGTCATTGACAAGTTCCCAGTGTCTGCCCGGCCATTCTACACAGCCAATGACGGAAAGATCACCAACTCGTTCGACATGTTCATTCGAGGCCAAGAAGTCTGCACCGGCGGTCAGCGTATTAACGACCCCAAGGAGCTTCGTGAGAGCATGAAGGAGTCGCGTATCAATGAGGACGAAATGGCAGAATATCTCCAGGCGTTCGACTGGGGTATGCCCCCCCATGGCGGTGCGGGCCTTGGTGTCGAGCGTATCGTTaccttctttctcaactTGCCTGACGTGCGATTGTCTACACTCTGGCACCGAGATCCCCACTCTCTCCCGGACAAACCCGCCAGTCTTCCACATCCCGATGCTGACACTCTTAAAACAATTGATCCTAACAACCCTCCTCCTATTGAGAACCTCATTGCCAATTATGGTGATGCCACCAACACTTCATGGCTTGACGACCGGTTCGACATTTGGCGAGACCGCGAGACTGGTGCGGCAATCGGCTACTCTACTAAGGACACCAAGTTCTGCATGATCACCGGGGACCCATTATGTGATGATGgccagaagaagcaggtgACAAAGAGGTTCCTCGATTTTATCAGGCGCGAAGTCAAGATGAAACCCATATGGCTATTAGTCTctgagatgatggaagaaattTTGGCATATGAGTTTGGCTGGCGAGCATTGAGCTGTACTCAAGAGCAGCGAAGCGATTCCGACAGAGCAGATTCTAGTGTCATCCAAAATTCCAAGCAGAAAAAGGGAGTGTTCAAGGTCAGAGAAGTGGAGCCCACAGAAAAAATTCAGAGGAAATGTGATGCGAGGATCGAAGAATGGAGCGCCGGAAGGGATCACAAGGGCAAGCAGGTACATCTTACAGAAATTGCCCCTTGGAAGGATACCGAGCACAGACGGTACTTTATTGCCGAGTCTGACCATGAAGCCAACGAAAACGGCGAAAATAACAAGTTCCAGAGCAGAAAGGGTGAGCAAACAATCGACACTCTTGTCGTTCTTGCTCGTCTTGCCCCTTCAAAGGGTTATCAGCTTAAGTGGGCTCTCGACTTCCCCGGATCCCCAAATGGCGCTATCGAGTCCACCGTCCAAGCTGCTTTGTCTGCCGTTCCAGGTGAACCTGTTACTTTCGGTACTGCCGTATCCGAGAGTTTGGTGACCAAGCACGGTATTGGAGGTCTTCGAGCTAGCTTCATGGAGAGGACTTACAGAAGTATTGTGAAGAGTTTGTCGTTGGACAAGAAGGCAGGATTTAGGGAGAAATTTGGTGTAACCGGGGATTTAACTTATATCTGTTACCCGAAGGGAGGTGTGAAAGCGTACGAGCTGAAGGATATTGTCAAGTTCTTTGAATAG